The Vulcanimicrobium alpinum sequence CCGACGACGACGGCGCGCCGCACGCGTGGGAGCACACCTTGCGGTTCCTGCGCTCGTCGAGCTCTGCGCTCCCGGCGGCCGAGTTTCACAAGCTCGAAGCGCGCTTCGGCGTCCCGGTGATCGAAGCGTACTCAATGACCGAAGCGGCGCACCAGATGTGCGCAAACCCGCTCGACGGCGAGCGGCGCGCCGGATCGGTCGGCGTCGGCGCGCACGTCGAGGTCGCGATCATGGATGATGCGGGGACGCTGCTCCCGCCGCACGGCGAGGGCGAGGTGGTCGTGCGCGGACGCAACGTGATGCGCGGGTATCACAACAATCCCGAAGCGAACGCAGCCGCGTTTACGCACGGCTGGTTCCGCACCGGCGACCGCGGTAAACTCGACGAGCGCGGTTACCTCACGCTGGTCGGACGCATCAAGGAATTGATCAATCGCGGCGGCGAGAAGATCTCGCCGGTCGAGATCGACGAAGTGCTCGCCAAGCATCCGGGCGTCGTCGAAGCGGTGACCTTCGCGCTCCCCGACGAGAAGTACGGCGAAGACGTCGCTGCCGCGGTCATCGTGTGCGACGGCGTCACCGAGGGCGAACTCGCCGACCACGTCCGCGCCCACCTCGCCCCCTTCAAGGTCCCCAAGCGCTTCTTCCTCACCGACGCGATCCCGAAGACCGCGACGGGCAAGGTGCAGCGCCGTCTCGTCGCCGCCGCGTTCGCGCCGCCCGGCTGAACGCTGCCGTACGGTTTTCGGAACAAGGACGCCGCGGAGGACGTCTCTCGCTTCGAATCATGAGCGAGGAAGTGGTCGACGAGCGGCTCTTCACCATGAACCGTGCCGAGCTCGACGCGTTTCCGGACGGCGTGATCACCTTGAACCGGGACGCGACGATCGTTCGATACAATCGCACCGAAGCGCTGCTCGCGCGGCGCAACCAAGATGAGACGATCGGCCTGAACTTCTTCCGCGACGTCGCCCCGTGCACCGCGGTCAAGGATTTTCAGGGCCGCTTCGAGGCCTTCACCCAGCATCACGATTCGAAGGTCGAGCGGTTCGATTTCGTCTTTCGGTTCGCGTGGGGCACGCAGGACGTCGGGATCACGCTCATCCGCAAGGCCGGCTTCGACGAGATCAACGTGCTCGTGAGCCGCCGCTCGAAGAACGACTAGCCGCGGCGCCGGCACGGCGCCCGCGCAGTGATCCGCTTCGCAGTTGATGCGCGGCGGGGCGGCGGGATCTATGGTCGAGCGCCGTTCCCGACGATACCGAGAGTACTATGAGAACGGCGATCCGCATTGCGGGTGCCGCCATCGGACTCGGTGTGCTCGTGCTGGCGAACGCAGGATGCGCTCGCGACGTCCTTCCGACGTCACACGGGCTGCACGGCGCAGCACTCCGCTCGACCTCCTACCACCATCTCGCGTTCACCGAAGGCGTGACCGTCACGGGTTCGGGCGCGAAGACGCTCAGCGCGTTCGCGATCGCGCCCTTGGCGGGATCCGACGTGCCGGCCGCAGCGGCACCGGTGCCCGCCGCTCCCGCGCTCGAAGCCGTCGACATTCCCGGGGCCGTGCGCGACGTCGAACGCATCCCGGCGGAGTTGGGCCAACTCCGCCGGCTGCTGATGTACGGCGCGCTCGGGGTCCTGGTGTGCGGCGGTCTGAACGCCGTGCTGCTGACGGCGATCCTGGTCGCGCTGCTCCGCCGCCCGACACCGATCCCGGTCCGGCGGACCCCCGAAACCGACTCGTCGGCATCGGCGCCGATCGTGCGTTGCGGCTGCGGCACCCCGATCTCGGCCCGTTCGCGGACGGGACGATGCCGGCGCTGCGCCCTCGAGCACAACCGCCGTCTCGCCGTCGGCGGCGACGGCCTGCGGTCGCTCGAACCCGCCTCGTAGCAGGGAGGCCGCTCACCGGCCGAGGTGAGCGAACTGCGCCGCGAAGGCCTCGGGATCGAGCGTCGTTTGGGCTGCGAGCCGCGAGAGCCGCGGTTCGGTGAAGTCGTGCGGCTCGAGCCGGATCATGTACTTCCGCGCGACCTCGTACGATTCGGTCGTCACGTCGACCATCCGTACGCGAATCCGCCCGGTGGCGGGATCGAGCATCTCGTTCAGCGTGACGGGATGGATCCGTCCGCCGGCGAGCGCGATGAGCGACCCGCTGCCGCCGCCGAGCAGGTAGCGGACTGCGCCGTACCCGAGCGTGCGCGTGTACTCGGCGTCGAACGGAATCGGCTTCGCGCTGCGCAGTTCGTAGCCGATGTCCTTCGGGACGACCGTCGTGTCGAGCCCGAGCTCGGTGAGGCGGCTGCGGACGGCATCGCGCAGCACGCTGCCCAGCGGCACGTCCGCCAGGCGCACGTGCCCGTACGCGTCGCGCGCCGCCGTCGTGACCGCCGCGAGCTCGTCGGGCGCGATGCGCTCCGCGATCCCTTCGGCGACGACGGCGACGCCGTGGTCCTGGCCTGACGCGAGCCGCTTCACGATCGCGCCGACGAGCGTATCGACGACCGCGGCGAGGCGGATCGTGCCGTCGGGAAATTCCTCGGGGATCACCGCGATCGTCGCGCCGGCGGCCTTGCAGATTCCCAGCGCGAGCGCGCCCGACTTGCGCCCCATCGTGACCGCGAGATACCAGCGCGACGCGGTGCGCGCGTCTTCCATGAGATTCTCGACGATCGCCGAGCCGACGGCGCGCGCCGTTTCGAACCCGAAGGTCGGCGCGTTGTCTGGGAGCGGAAGATCGTTGTCGATGGTCTTCGGGACCGTCGCGACGCCGATGCGGCCCTTGGTCTCGGCGGCGATGCGGGTCGCGCCGAACGTCGTGTCGTCGCCGCCGATCGTGATGAGGTACCGCACGCCGAGCATCGTGAGCGAACGAACGCAGCGACGCAGCGACTCCGGGTCTTTGGCAGGGTTCGTGCGCGAGGTGCGCAGCATCGATCCGCCGGTGAAGTGCAGGCGCGACACGTCGTCGATCTCGAGCTCCTGCACGTGCGAGGTGTCGCCGCGCACGAGGTGGCGATAGCCCTCGTAGATGCCCAGCACGCGCAGCCCGCTGTTGCGCGCCTCGATCGTCGCCGACGCGATCACGCCGTTGATGCCGGGAGCCGGGCCGCCCCCGACCAGGATCGCCAGGGTCTCGTCGCCGTTCATCGGATCCTCGCGGAGCGGCAGCAGAACGTCAGACGGCCGCGGGGGTCGCCGCATCCATGCGCGTGCGCAGTTCGGCGTCGAGCGCGTCGAGGAACTGGGTCGTCGTCAGCCAGGGCTGATCGGGTCCGATCAGCACCGCGAGATCCTTGGTCATCTTGCCGGACTCGACCGTGTCGATGCAGACCTGTTCGAGCGTCTCGGCGAACCGCGTGACCTCGGGCGTGCCGTCGACCTTGCCGCGATGCGCGAGCCCGCGGGTCCACGCGAAGATCGACGCGATCGGATTCGTCGACGTCTCGCGCCCCTTCTGGTGCTCGCGGAAGTGGCGCGTCACCGTCCCGTGCGCCGCTTCGGCTTCGATCGTCTTGCCGTCCGGCGTCATCAGCACCGACGTCATCAGGCCGAGCGATCCGAAGCCCTGCGCAACCGTGTCCGACTGCACGTCGCCGTCGTAGTTCTTGCATGCCCACACGAACGCGCCCGGCCACTTCAGCGCCGACGCCACCATGTCGTCGATCAGCCGGTGCTCGTAGATCAGACCGCGGCGATCATACTCGGCCTTGAATTCTTCCTCGAACACCTGCTGGAAGAGGTCCTTGAAGCGCCCGTCGTACGCTTTGAGAATGGTGTTCTTCGTCGAGAGATAGACCGGCCAGTTGCGCAGCAGTCCGTAGTTGAACGACGCGCGGGCGAAGCCGCGGATCGACTCGTCGAGGTTGTACATCGCGAGCGCCACGCCGCCGCCGGGGAACTCGAAGACCGTCCGTTCGATCGGCGCGCCGCCGTCCTTCGGCTGAAATTTCAGCGTGAGCGTGCCGGCGCTGGGGACGACGAAATCGGTCGCGCGATACTGGTCGCCGAACGCGTGGCGGCCGATGACGATCGGCTGCGTCCAGCCCGGGACGAGGCGCGGCACGTTGCGGCAGATGATCGGCTCGCGAAAGACGGTTCCGTCGAGCTCGTTGCGGATCGTCCCGTTCGGCGACTTCCACATCTGCTTGAGATGGAACTCTTCGACGCGGGCTTCGTCGGGCGTGATCGTCGCGCACTTCACGCCGACGCCGTACTGTTTGATCGCGCGCGCCGCGTCGAGGGTCACTTGGTCGTTCGTCTGGTCACGGTACTCGATTCCCAGGTCGTAATACTTGAGGTCGAGGTCGAGATAGGGCAGGATCAGCTTGTCTTTGATGAACCGCCAGATGATGCGCGTCATCTCGTCGCCGTCGAGTTCGACGATCGGGTTACGGACGGTGATCTTGTTCAGGGTACCGGTCTCCAGGTCGAGGCGTGACCGGCAGGGCTTGGCGAGGCGCGCGGGACCGGCCTTCCGAACCGGCGCTTGATGCGCGTCGTCAGCCTCCTCCCCAGCGCCACGGAGATTCTTTTCGCAATCGGTGCCGGCGATGCGGTCGTGGGCGTCACGCACGAGTGCGACTTCCCTGCCGAGGCGCGCACGCGCCCGCACCTCACCTCCTCGCTCCTCCCCGCCGAACTCAACGCCGCCGGGATCGACCGCCACGTGCGCGCGAGCGTGCACGCCGGCTCGTCGCTGTACGGGCTCGACGACGCGGCGCTGGCCGCGCTCGAACCCGATCTGATCGTCACGCAGGAGCTGTGCGCGGTGTGCGCGGTGTCCTACGAGATCGTCGATCGCGCCGCGAAGCGGCTGCGCGGCGATCCGCGGGTCGTCTCGCTCGAGCCGTCGTCGCTCGACGACGTCTTCGCGACGATCGCGTTCGTCGGCGATCTGGTCGCGCGGCGCGCCGAGGCCGACGCGTTCGTCGCCGGACTGCGCGCGCGCGTCGCGGCACTCCGCGAGCGCGTTTCCCGGCGCGATCGTCCGCGCACGCTCGTGCTGGAATGGACCGATTCGCCGATGAGCGCCGGCCATTGGACGCCCGGGCTCGTCGAGCTCGCCGGCGGGATCCCGGTGCTGGGCAATCCCGGCGCGAACAGCCGCGTCCTCGATTGGGGAGCGATCGCAGCCGCGGACCCCGACGTCGTCCTGATCGCGCCGTGCGGCTACGACCTGGCGAAGGCGCGGGACGCGGTCGCGGCCCTGCCCGAGCCCGGCGCGCACGCGCTGCGCGGGCTGCGAGCGACGCAGGAGGGCCGCGTCTTCGCCGTCGACGGCAACGCGTTCGTCAACCGCCCGGGACCGCGGCTGGTCGAGACGGCGGAACTGTTCGCCGCCGCGATGCACGGATTCGCGCCGCCCGTGACGGGCGTCATGGAGCGCATCACCGGAGAGTAGCTCGCTTGCGTCGTAGTGCGGCGCGTATGAGTTTCAACGCGGCAACGTTCCCCGCGGCCAACGCGCCGTTCGACGTCTCCGATCATCCGCTGATCCACGACGTCAACCAGGAACACGCCGATCGTCTCACCCGGTCGGGCGCGCGTCCAGGACGATCGCCGACTGGACCGGCGCGCCGATCGCCCTCGGCCTCGCGGTCCTAGTGCAGGCGATCTGGATCCCGGTCGGGATCGTCACCAAATTGGATCCGTTTCCGTTCGCGTTTCTGCTGACGTGCTCGAACGTGCTGCAGCTGATCGATCCTGATCTTCGTCCTTGCGGTCGGCCAGCGCCAGTCGTCGGCGCACGCCGAACTGCGTGCCGAACACGATCACAGCGCGATCTCGCGGCTACTCTACCGTCAAGAAGTGCAAGAAGACATCCTGATCTCGATCGCCGGCAAGATCGAGTGCGACGTCGCCGATCTCAAGCAGATCTTCGCGCGTCTCGCCGCCGCGGACAGCGGACCGTGACGCGCCTCGCCGGGCGCGCCGCGCCGTGAACGTCCCGGGGAGCTTCGACGCGCTGATCGCGATCGTTGCGATCTACCTCGGGCTGGCGGTGTTCTGTTCGCACGTCAACGAGCAGATCGCGGCGTTCTGCAAATGGCGGGGCGAGCAGTTGTACCTCGGCGTGCTCAACCTGCTGGTCGGCGAACGCGGGATCACGGACGCCATCTTCACGCACCCGCTCGTCACCGCGTCGCGCAACGATCCCGGCGGCAGGCCGGTGACGAATCCCGGCGCCACGGCGGCATCCCCGTATCGGCCGTCGTTTCTCGACGCGCGCAACTTCTCGCTGGCGATGTGGGATACGATCGGCCGTGCGACCGTCGACGCGCGCACGAACGCGATTGCGGTCGACGCCGAAGCGGCGAGCGCGATCGCGGCGCCCGACGTGCTGTTCGCCGATCTCAAGGCGCGCGTGACGGCACTCCCCGCCGGCGACCTGCAGCGCCAGCTCGCGGTCCTCGTCAACGACGCGCAAGGAAGCTACGACCGCCTGCTGCGCTCCACCGACGCCTGGTTCGATCGCCAGATGGATCGCGTCTCCGGCTGGTACAAACGCAAGACGCAGTGGGTGATCATTGCGATCGCGTTCGTCACCGTCTTCCTGCTCGGGATCGACTCGATCCGCATCGCCTCGCGGCTGTACGCCGATCCGACCACCCGTGCGGCGCTGGTCGGCGCCGCGGCGAACGCGGTCGCGCCGCAAGTCGCAAAGCACGTGCAGACCGGCGTGCTCGCGACGCCGAACGCCGCGACGCCCGCGGGTCCGACGCCGCAATCGGTCGCGGACGCGGTCGACGACATCTTTGCGACGATCCCCCTCGACACGTTCCTGACCGGACTCACGGGCGGATGGACGGCTCCGGTGACGCGGGCAGCGCTCTGGTCGGACGTCCTGCACGTGACGGGACTGCTCGTCACCGTCACGGCGGCTGCGCTGGGCGCGCCGTTCTGGTTCGACGCGCTTTCGTCGCTCGTCAACGTGCGTCTGGCAGGCCCGAAACCGGCGTCGCGCGCCAATCCGGCGGGCAACGCGCCCGCGCCGGCGCCGTAACCGCTATTCGGGCTTGTCGGTAAAGCGCTGCGCCGATTCGACGATCACGCGGCGCGCAGCGGCGGCGTCGTCCCAGCCTTCGGTGCTGGTGTGCTTCCCTTCGAGCAGTTTGTACGTCTCGAAGAAGTGCTGGATCTTCCGCAGCTGGTGCGTGAAGATCTGGGTGAAGTTGTGCACGTCGGCATAGTCGGGTTCGCCGACCGGGACCGCGAGCACCTTGTCGTCGGGCTTCCCGTTGTCGATCATCTTGAGCAGGCCGATCGGCCGCGCAACGACCAGACAGCCGCTGAAGGTCGGCTCGGAGACGAGGATCAGCACGTCGAGCGGATCGTCGTCGAGCGCGAGCGTGCGCGGAACGAATCCGTAGTCGCCGGGATAAAAGATCGGCGAGTGCAGCGCGCGGTCGAGCCGGAAGATGTCGAGCGATTTATCGTACTCGTATTTGTTGCGCGACCCGCTGGGGATCTCGACGATGACGTTGATCTCGTCCGGCGCCTTCTCGCCCAGCGGAAGATTCAACCGGTTCTGACGGGTTGCAAGACTCATCGCACCGAGCGTTCGCACCCCGCACGCTCCGCGCCTTGACGCCCGCTCAGGCTCCGAAGGCCGCGAGCATCGCGACTTCGGCGACGACGATCGTGAAGCCGTAGGCGTCGCCGGTGAGGCGGCCGCCGAGGCGCGGGCGTATCCACGTCATGCACGCGACGGCGGCCGCGACGCCGCAGGCCAGCGCCGCCGCGCCGCGCACAAGCCCGGCGAGCGTTGCACAGGCGCCGACGAGCGCCGCCGAGAGCACCAGCATCGGAACCGACGGACCCTCACCATCGCCGTACGGGACGACGCGCGCGTACGCCACCGCGGCGAGCCGCGCCGCCGCAGCGGCGGTCGCGAGCGTCAGCACGTAGCGCTGCGGCGGGATCGACCACAGCGCGGAGATCCAGACGGCACCTGCCACCGCGAATCCCGCCAGCGCGAACGTGCCGTGGCCGGGATCGTCGAGGATCTCGCGCCGTCGCTCGGGCGTCGCGCTCGCGAAAAACGCGTCGCAGCCGTCGAGAAATCCGTCGAGGTGGATGGCGCCGGTGAGCACGATCGACGCGCCGAACGCGGTCGCGACCGCGAGCGCGTGCGGCGCCGCGAGCGAGACCAGGTACGCAGCGCCGCCGGAGAGCGCCCCGACGACCGCACCGACCAGCGGCAGCCATGCCATCATCGCCCCGTCGGGCGGGCCGGCGACGCCGACCGGCAGGATCGAAAAATAGGAAAACGCCGCGCGCACGGAGCGCAGGGCGCTCACGTCGGGTCCGGCTCCTTCGTCGCGACGCCGGCTTCGGCGAAGGTGTGCATCTCGCGCACCATCCGCGCCGCGGCCTCGACGAGCGGGAGCGCGAGGGCCGCGCCGCTGGCCTCTCCCAGGCGCAAATCTAAATCGAACAGCGGCTCGAGTCCGAGCGCCTCGAGCGCGAGCGCGTGGCCCGGCTCCTGCGAGCGGTGCGCCGCGACGCAGTAGTCGAGCGCCTGCGGTGCGATCGCGCCGGCGATCAGCGCGGCCGCCGCGACGATGTAGCCGTCGAGGACGACCGGGATGCGCGCGCGTGCCGCGCTGAGGATGGCGCCGGCCAATCCGACGATCTCGTAGCCGCCGGCTTCGCTTGCGATCTGCTCCCAGGTGAAATCTTCGATGCGCGCGAGTGCCTTTTCGACGGCCGCGATTTTCACCGCGAGACGCGCGTCGTCGATCCCCGTGCCGCGCCCGACAACCGCGCGCACGGGTTTGCCGGTGAACGCCGCGACGATCGCGGCCGCGGCGGTCGTGTTCGCGATCCCCATCTCGCCGAGCGCCAGCACGTCGAACGGCGCACGCTCCGCGGCTTCATCGTACGCGGCGATCCCTGCCGCGAGCACGTAGCCCAGATCGTGCCGCGGGATCGCCGCACGCCGGGCCAAGTTGGCGGTACCGTATCCGCAGTGCACGTCGATGAGCCGCGGATGCGCCGCGAGTTTCGCGCGCACGCCGAAGTCGGCGACGTACACCTCGGCGCGCACCGCGCGCGCGAACGCGTTGATCGCGGCGAATTCGCCGAGAAATCCGCCGACCATCTGCGCGGTCACTTCCGGCGGGTACGCGCTCACGCCGTCTTCGGCGACGCCGTGGTCGGCCGCGCCGATCAGAATCGTCCGCCGCTCGTACGCGTGCGCCGGAATCCCGCCGGCGATCGCGCACAAGCGCACAGCGAGCGTCTCGATCTTTCCGAGGCTTCCCTGCGGTTTGGTAAGGTTATCGATGCGCTCGCGTCCCGCCGCCGCGACAGCAGCGTCGATCGGTGCGATCTCCGCGCGCCAGTCGCGCGTGATCACGACGCGAGCTCCGCCGTGACGTTGAGCTCGGCGAGGTGCCAGACGCCCGCGGTGCGGCGAAAACGCGTCACCGATGCGGTGAGAAAACGCACCTTCATCGCGCGCGCGTCGCTCTCTCCGAGCAGCACGCGCAGCAGCGCGTGGAGCGGCCCCGCGTGCGTCGCGATGAGCGCCGTCCCGTCGTCAGGGAGTTCCGCGGTGACCGCTACAACGGCGTCGCCGATGCGCGCGCACAGGGCCTCGAAGTCTTCGCCGCCCTCGGGACGGTAGACGTGCACCGCGGTCTCGTTGCCGGCGTCGAACTGCGGGTTGCGCGCTACGATCTCATCCCACGTCAGCCCCTCCCACGCGCCGAACGCCATCTCGCGCCAGCCCGGATCGCGCCGCAGCGCGACGTCGCGGTCGCCCAGGACGATCCGCGCGGTCTCCTCGGCGCGCTGCAGATCGCTCGTCACCGCGCGGTCGAAGGGCTCGCCGCGCAGCAAGACGCCGAGCGCCGCCGCTTGCGCGCGGCCCTCGGCGTCGAGCGGGATGTCGGTGTGTCCCTGAAAGCGCCCTCCGGCGTTCCAGGCCGTCCGCCCGTGGCGGACGCAGATCAGCTCCACACCGGACTATGAGCGCGGCAGCATCGGCCTTCCTTCGTGCGCCACGAGCAGATCGTGCATGTCGTTCGCGTGCTCTTCTTCGGTCGCGAGGATCTTCTCGAGCATCGTGCGCGTGGTGGAGTCCTTGTCGCCGAAGAAGCCGATCAGTTCGCGATAATGTTCGATCGCGATCCGCTCGGCGATCAGATTCTCCTTGATCATCCCGACCAGATTGAGATCGCTCGCGCCGTACTGCGACGCGGAACGCATCGCCAGACCGTCGGGATCGAAGTTCGGCGTTCCGCCCAACTGGTTGATCCGATCGGCGATCATCTCCATGTGCTCGCGCTCTTCGCTCGCATGCTGCGCGAACTCGTCCTTCGGACCTTCGCTCGCGATCCCGGTCGCGGCGATGCTGTGCATCGTGTAGCGGAGCACGCACACGATCTCGGTCGCCAGCGCACCCTGCAGCAGGTCGATGGACACTTTCGGGTCGAGCCCGTAGTCCTGCGTGACCGCGCCCTTCTCGATCTGCTCGCGCGCCCGCTGCCGGAGCGTGGTGATGTCGCTGAGGAAGGGCTGGTGGTTCTTGGTGGTGGTGGACACGACGGAAATCTCCCCGCTCGGATGAATGGTCTACGGGACCAGGTGTACCCGCGAAGCGGCTGCTTCACGCGCGACCGCCGCGCAGGCCGGGACGACGATGTGACCGCCGTCCATGTCACCGTAGACCACGACGCGGCCCGAAGCGGTTCCGTGGCGCCACACAAACGACGCGACGTACGCGCACATCACGGCGTCGATCTTGTCGTCCCAGGCTTTGTACTTCGAGGAATCGGGCAGGCGCGCGGGCAGCAGCTCCGCGGGGATGCACAGCGGCGGATCGGCGTCGCGCAGGGTCCCCAGGAGCGAACGGTAACGCGCCCAAGCGTCGAGCACGGCGGGCCACGCCCGCCGCTTCTTCTTGTACGGGATGACGCGCTCGAGCCCGAACAGCCGGACGGCCGCCGGATGCGGAAACGCTTCGAACGCAACGGTGCGGCGATCGTGCGGAGCGATCTCGAGCGTCTCGACGACGCCGTCGGCGCGCAGGCGGTCGAGCAGCGCGCGGGCGCGGCCGCCGTCCGGGAACCGCGCGAGGTTAGCCGGGTACGGGCCGGCATGGTGCCGCGCGAAATCGCGCGCAAGTTCTGCTTCGCAGCAGCGCCTGCCCGAGCGGTTGGTCACGATCGTCGGCATGTCGATCGCGATCGCGCCGCCGCCGGTCCCCAGATGCGCGCGCACCCAGTCGAGGATCTGGTCGTCGCCGCGCAGATCGGCGCGCAGGGCGAAGAGCGTCCCCTCGCCGTCGAGCGCGGCGAGCCCCGAAGGGTTCGCCGCCGACCACGCCAGGTCGAGTCCGAGGAATCGCGGAGCGTTCATCGCGCCGCGGCGCCGCCGCAGAGGCTCCGTCCGCGGCGGCTGGAAACGTCGGAACGCATGGAGACCCCGGATCGCGTCGGCATTCGTAAGATGTACAAACTCTACGTGAACGGCGCGTTCACCCGCAGCGAGTCGGCGCGCAGCGACCAGATCGGCGGCGAGAACGTCGCACGCGCATCGCGCAAGGACGTCCGCGACGCGGTCGTCGCCGCGCGGGCCGGACACGAGAAGTGGGCGGCGAGCGCTCCCGCCAATCGCGGGCTGGTGCTCTACCGGCTGGCGGAGATGATGGAAGCGCGCGCCGCCGAGCTCGCCGCGCAGCTGGTGACCGGCGGGACCGCCGATGCCGCGGGCGCGCGGCGCGAAGTCGCGGCCGCGATCGACCGCGTCGTCTGGTACGCGGGCTGGTGCGACAAGTACCTCGCCCTGGCGTCGACGCGCAATCCGGTCGCCGGGCCGCACTTCAACTTCTCCACCCCGGAACCGACCGGGATCGTCGCCGTCGTCGCCCCGGATGCGCCGGCGTTGCTGGGCCTCGCCACGGCGGTCGTGCCGGCGCTGGTGAGCGGGAACGCCGTCGTCGCCGTCGCCTCGGAGACCGACCCGCGCACCGCGGTCGTCTTCGCCGAGTGCGTTGCGACCAGCGACCTCCCCGCCGGCGTCTGCAACCTGCTCACCGGCCGTCGCGAGGAACTCGCGCCGGTCCTCGCCGGACACATGGACGTCAACGCGCTCGTCGCCTTCGGACTCGACGACGCCGCAGCAAAGCGCCTCGGCGAGCTCGGGGCGGAGAACGTCAAGCGGACGCGTTGCGAACCGGCCGCCGAGCCGGCCGCGTGGTTCGACGCGCAATACGACGACCTCGAGCGCGTCCTCGCGTTCACCGAACTCAAGACGATCTGGCATCCGGCGCGCATCTGAACCCTGCGAGGCCTTCCGCCGCCGCGGCGTGAAAAGGGGGCGGCGGCCGCGGAGAGGTGGCAGAGCGGTTGAATGCACTCGCTTGGAAAGCGAGCATACGGTAAAACGTATCGGGAGTTCGAATCTCCCCCTCTCCGAATGCGCCCGCCAGGCTCCCTACCTGCGGAGCAGCGGGCGAACGCGTTCGTACGGGAGGCTGAACGCCGTCGTGCCGTTGCGCCCGACGACGGTGTGCGCGCTGAACAGCGCGTCGTCGAGGGCTTCTTCG is a genomic window containing:
- a CDS encoding PAS domain-containing protein yields the protein MSEEVVDERLFTMNRAELDAFPDGVITLNRDATIVRYNRTEALLARRNQDETIGLNFFRDVAPCTAVKDFQGRFEAFTQHHDSKVERFDFVFRFAWGTQDVGITLIRKAGFDEINVLVSRRSKND
- the pfp gene encoding diphosphate--fructose-6-phosphate 1-phosphotransferase, which encodes MNGDETLAILVGGGPAPGINGVIASATIEARNSGLRVLGIYEGYRHLVRGDTSHVQELEIDDVSRLHFTGGSMLRTSRTNPAKDPESLRRCVRSLTMLGVRYLITIGGDDTTFGATRIAAETKGRIGVATVPKTIDNDLPLPDNAPTFGFETARAVGSAIVENLMEDARTASRWYLAVTMGRKSGALALGICKAAGATIAVIPEEFPDGTIRLAAVVDTLVGAIVKRLASGQDHGVAVVAEGIAERIAPDELAAVTTAARDAYGHVRLADVPLGSVLRDAVRSRLTELGLDTTVVPKDIGYELRSAKPIPFDAEYTRTLGYGAVRYLLGGGSGSLIALAGGRIHPVTLNEMLDPATGRIRVRMVDVTTESYEVARKYMIRLEPHDFTEPRLSRLAAQTTLDPEAFAAQFAHLGR
- a CDS encoding NADP-dependent isocitrate dehydrogenase, with amino-acid sequence MNKITVRNPIVELDGDEMTRIIWRFIKDKLILPYLDLDLKYYDLGIEYRDQTNDQVTLDAARAIKQYGVGVKCATITPDEARVEEFHLKQMWKSPNGTIRNELDGTVFREPIICRNVPRLVPGWTQPIVIGRHAFGDQYRATDFVVPSAGTLTLKFQPKDGGAPIERTVFEFPGGGVALAMYNLDESIRGFARASFNYGLLRNWPVYLSTKNTILKAYDGRFKDLFQQVFEEEFKAEYDRRGLIYEHRLIDDMVASALKWPGAFVWACKNYDGDVQSDTVAQGFGSLGLMTSVLMTPDGKTIEAEAAHGTVTRHFREHQKGRETSTNPIASIFAWTRGLAHRGKVDGTPEVTRFAETLEQVCIDTVESGKMTKDLAVLIGPDQPWLTTTQFLDALDAELRTRMDAATPAAV
- a CDS encoding cobalamin-binding protein, which translates into the protein MRVVSLLPSATEILFAIGAGDAVVGVTHECDFPAEARTRPHLTSSLLPAELNAAGIDRHVRASVHAGSSLYGLDDAALAALEPDLIVTQELCAVCAVSYEIVDRAAKRLRGDPRVVSLEPSSLDDVFATIAFVGDLVARRAEADAFVAGLRARVAALRERVSRRDRPRTLVLEWTDSPMSAGHWTPGLVELAGGIPVLGNPGANSRVLDWGAIAAADPDVVLIAPCGYDLAKARDAVAALPEPGAHALRGLRATQEGRVFAVDGNAFVNRPGPRLVETAELFAAAMHGFAPPVTGVMERITGE
- a CDS encoding inorganic diphosphatase — translated: MSLATRQNRLNLPLGEKAPDEINVIVEIPSGSRNKYEYDKSLDIFRLDRALHSPIFYPGDYGFVPRTLALDDDPLDVLILVSEPTFSGCLVVARPIGLLKMIDNGKPDDKVLAVPVGEPDYADVHNFTQIFTHQLRKIQHFFETYKLLEGKHTSTEGWDDAAAARRVIVESAQRFTDKPE
- a CDS encoding adenosylcobinamide-GDP ribazoletransferase, which encodes MSALRSVRAAFSYFSILPVGVAGPPDGAMMAWLPLVGAVVGALSGGAAYLVSLAAPHALAVATAFGASIVLTGAIHLDGFLDGCDAFFASATPERRREILDDPGHGTFALAGFAVAGAVWISALWSIPPQRYVLTLATAAAAARLAAVAYARVVPYGDGEGPSVPMLVLSAALVGACATLAGLVRGAAALACGVAAAVACMTWIRPRLGGRLTGDAYGFTIVVAEVAMLAAFGA
- the cobT gene encoding nicotinate-nucleotide--dimethylbenzimidazole phosphoribosyltransferase, with product MITRDWRAEIAPIDAAVAAAGRERIDNLTKPQGSLGKIETLAVRLCAIAGGIPAHAYERRTILIGAADHGVAEDGVSAYPPEVTAQMVGGFLGEFAAINAFARAVRAEVYVADFGVRAKLAAHPRLIDVHCGYGTANLARRAAIPRHDLGYVLAAGIAAYDEAAERAPFDVLALGEMGIANTTAAAAIVAAFTGKPVRAVVGRGTGIDDARLAVKIAAVEKALARIEDFTWEQIASEAGGYEIVGLAGAILSAARARIPVVLDGYIVAAAALIAGAIAPQALDYCVAAHRSQEPGHALALEALGLEPLFDLDLRLGEASGAALALPLVEAAARMVREMHTFAEAGVATKEPDPT
- a CDS encoding histidine phosphatase family protein — protein: MELICVRHGRTAWNAGGRFQGHTDIPLDAEGRAQAAALGVLLRGEPFDRAVTSDLQRAEETARIVLGDRDVALRRDPGWREMAFGAWEGLTWDEIVARNPQFDAGNETAVHVYRPEGGEDFEALCARIGDAVVAVTAELPDDGTALIATHAGPLHALLRVLLGESDARAMKVRFLTASVTRFRRTAGVWHLAELNVTAELAS
- a CDS encoding ferritin-like domain-containing protein, with product MSTTTKNHQPFLSDITTLRQRAREQIEKGAVTQDYGLDPKVSIDLLQGALATEIVCVLRYTMHSIAATGIASEGPKDEFAQHASEEREHMEMIADRINQLGGTPNFDPDGLAMRSASQYGASDLNLVGMIKENLIAERIAIEHYRELIGFFGDKDSTTRTMLEKILATEEEHANDMHDLLVAHEGRPMLPRS
- a CDS encoding DUF429 domain-containing protein; the protein is MNAPRFLGLDLAWSAANPSGLAALDGEGTLFALRADLRGDDQILDWVRAHLGTGGGAIAIDMPTIVTNRSGRRCCEAELARDFARHHAGPYPANLARFPDGGRARALLDRLRADGVVETLEIAPHDRRTVAFEAFPHPAAVRLFGLERVIPYKKKRRAWPAVLDAWARYRSLLGTLRDADPPLCIPAELLPARLPDSSKYKAWDDKIDAVMCAYVASFVWRHGTASGRVVVYGDMDGGHIVVPACAAVAREAAASRVHLVP